The following proteins come from a genomic window of Enterobacter chengduensis:
- a CDS encoding glycoside hydrolase family 31 protein gives MKTLKNWTLETQSANHLELLVDNQHRLCLYVLEENLFRVLIKRKGELALDRTWSIAPEKDVPWEGRRRDDISGFSCPAWTLTQQDETLTVATEQLRVTVHQPLWLEWHYRNEAGDWQPLVNDRPTSAYLLNAHGDGAAHYLSRRKDERFYGLGEKAGDLQRNGKRYEMRNLDAMGYNAASTDPLYKHIPFTIARRDDVSYGLFYDNLSSCWLDLGNEIDNYHTAYRRWQAEAGDIDYYLFTGKRVLDVTKSFVRLTGKTLFGPKWSLGYSGSTMHYTDAPDAQNQLMNFIRLCQEHAIPCDSFQLSSGYTSINGKRYVFNWNYDKVPQPKVMSQAFHDAGLKLAANIKPCLLQDHPRYNEVAESGLFIRDSETDAPERSSFWDDEGSHLDFTNPQTVRWWQEGVTTQLLEMGIDSTWNDNNEYEVWDGEARCFGFGREIAIKHIRPVMPLLMMRASLEAQQRFAPEKRPYLISRSGCAGMQRYVQTWSGDNRTSWDTLRYNIRMGLGMSLSGLFNVGHDVGGFSGDKPDAELFVRWVQNGVMHPRFTIHSWNDDHTVNEPWMYPGVTPAIRGAIELRYRLLPYLYTLLWQAHADDEPMLRPTFLDHEHDAQTFEECDDFLLGRDLLVASVVEAGQRERRVWLPDNDTGWYDFYTHEWYAGGQSIVLNAPLEKLPLLVRAGAGLPMSERITHVSAEKDTTRELKLFPVKGVGTTSGILFEDDGESWGYQTGNALWVEWEMMCDGATINLKVNARGDYRPAWKALKVSLPVGEKRTLLVNGVEGGEWVI, from the coding sequence GGAAGAGAACCTGTTCCGCGTGCTGATCAAACGCAAAGGTGAGCTGGCGCTGGACCGCACCTGGAGCATCGCGCCGGAAAAAGACGTGCCGTGGGAAGGCCGCCGTCGTGACGATATAAGCGGTTTCTCCTGCCCGGCCTGGACCCTGACGCAACAGGATGAGACGCTCACCGTGGCAACCGAACAGCTGCGCGTGACGGTCCACCAGCCGCTGTGGCTGGAGTGGCACTACCGCAATGAGGCGGGCGACTGGCAGCCGCTGGTCAACGACCGCCCCACCAGCGCCTACCTGCTGAACGCCCACGGCGACGGCGCGGCGCACTACCTCAGCCGCCGCAAGGACGAGCGTTTCTATGGCCTTGGTGAAAAGGCGGGCGATCTGCAGCGCAACGGCAAGCGCTATGAGATGCGTAACCTCGACGCGATGGGCTACAACGCGGCCAGCACCGACCCGCTCTACAAGCACATCCCGTTCACTATCGCCCGCCGCGATGACGTCAGCTACGGCCTGTTCTACGACAACCTGAGCAGCTGCTGGCTGGATCTGGGCAACGAGATCGACAACTACCACACCGCCTACCGCCGCTGGCAGGCGGAAGCGGGCGATATCGACTATTACCTCTTTACCGGCAAGCGCGTGCTGGACGTCACCAAATCCTTCGTGCGCCTGACCGGGAAAACGCTGTTCGGACCGAAGTGGAGCCTGGGCTACAGCGGCTCGACCATGCACTACACCGACGCGCCGGACGCGCAAAACCAGCTGATGAACTTCATCCGCCTGTGCCAAGAGCACGCCATTCCGTGCGACTCGTTCCAGCTCTCCTCCGGCTATACCTCCATCAACGGCAAGCGCTACGTCTTCAACTGGAACTACGACAAGGTGCCGCAGCCGAAGGTGATGAGCCAGGCGTTCCACGACGCGGGATTGAAGCTGGCGGCAAACATCAAGCCGTGCCTGCTGCAGGACCATCCGCGCTATAACGAAGTGGCGGAGAGCGGCCTGTTCATTCGCGATTCAGAAACCGATGCACCGGAGCGTTCCAGCTTCTGGGATGACGAAGGCTCGCACCTCGACTTTACCAACCCGCAGACGGTGCGGTGGTGGCAGGAAGGCGTGACCACGCAGCTGCTGGAGATGGGCATCGACTCGACCTGGAACGACAACAACGAATACGAAGTGTGGGACGGGGAAGCGCGCTGCTTCGGCTTCGGCAGGGAGATCGCCATCAAGCACATTCGCCCGGTGATGCCGCTGCTGATGATGCGCGCCTCGCTGGAAGCGCAGCAGCGCTTTGCGCCGGAGAAACGTCCGTATCTTATCTCCCGCTCCGGCTGTGCCGGGATGCAGCGCTACGTCCAGACCTGGAGCGGCGATAACCGCACCAGCTGGGATACCCTGCGCTATAACATCCGTATGGGGCTGGGCATGAGCCTCTCCGGGCTGTTCAACGTCGGCCACGACGTCGGCGGTTTCTCCGGCGACAAGCCGGACGCCGAGCTGTTCGTGCGCTGGGTGCAGAACGGCGTGATGCACCCGCGCTTTACCATTCACTCGTGGAACGATGACCACACGGTGAACGAGCCGTGGATGTACCCGGGCGTCACGCCAGCCATTCGCGGCGCGATTGAGCTGCGCTACCGTCTGCTGCCCTATCTCTACACCCTGCTCTGGCAGGCGCACGCCGACGACGAACCGATGCTGCGCCCGACCTTCCTCGACCACGAGCATGATGCGCAGACGTTTGAGGAGTGCGATGACTTCCTGCTGGGCCGCGACCTGCTGGTGGCCAGCGTCGTCGAAGCCGGGCAGCGCGAGCGCCGCGTCTGGCTGCCGGATAACGACACCGGCTGGTATGATTTTTACACCCACGAATGGTATGCGGGCGGGCAGTCGATCGTCCTCAACGCGCCGCTGGAAAAGCTGCCGCTGCTGGTGCGCGCCGGTGCCGGTCTGCCGATGAGCGAACGCATTACGCATGTGAGTGCCGAAAAAGATACTACCCGTGAGCTGAAGCTGTTCCCGGTGAAGGGCGTCGGGACAACCTCAGGCATCCTGTTTGAAGACGACGGCGAAAGCTGGGGCTACCAGACCGGCAACGCGCTGTGGGTGGAATGGGAAATGATGTGCGATGGCGCGACCATCAACCTGAAGGTTAACGCGCGCGGAGACTATCGTCCGGCGTGGAAGGCGCTGAAGGTGTCGCTGCCTGTAGGGGAAAAACGTACGCTGCTGGTAAACGGGGTTGAAGGGGGCGAGTGGGTGATCTAG